The following is a genomic window from Salinibacterium sp. UTAS2018.
GCCAAGCCCAAAGAGTTCAAAATCACGTACCGCGATCAGCTTGATGCTGTCGAGTGGGATGACGCTGAACGCGACCGAGTCATTGACGAAGTGCTCGCCGCGTACAAGTTCAACACCGACCTGTTCATCGACCTGTCGCGCGCGAAAGCGGCCGCCTAGCCTGCCGCGCGGGTCGTGTCGCCGAACCGGCACGGCCCGCCTTGGGCTCTTTATGCGCGGACCAATGTGACCCTGCCCGCGGTCGCCTCTGAAGCTGGGCTACCCCGCAGCCTCTACCTGCGCCCGCAGCCCATCAAGCGTGCGCAGCACGCTGAGCGATGCATCGAGCGGATGCTCGGGCGCTTCCGTTCGTCCGGCCGCAACGTGCGCCGCAATCGCCGTCGTTTGAAAAGCGAGCCCCTCGCGGCCCCGCAACCCTGTGCGATCCGTGAACTCGGTGCGTTCGTCATCGCGCACAAACGCGAACCCGTTCGGCGCATAGAACGGCGTGCGCACCTCGACTCGAGCGCGCGTGCCGCTGATGCGGGCCTCCGTGGGGGTGTCGGCGAGCATCGTGGTGTGCAACACCGCCTGGGCACCGGTGGCGTGGTCGAGAATCATGGCCGCCTGCGCATCGACACCGCTCGCGAGCATCCGCCCCGTTGCCACTGCTGCGCTGGGGGCGCCGAGCACAAACTGCGAAAACCAGACCGGGTAGATGCCGATGTCGCGAAGCGAACCGCCGCCCATCGCCGGGTCGAAGACGGGCTGACCGGATGGTTCGCCAAAGTTGGCGCCGAAATCTGCCGTGACCATCGCCACGTCTCCGAGCTCGCCGGCTGCTAACAGTTGCGCCACGATCGTGGTTTGCGGCAAGAAGCGGGTCCACATGGCTTCCATGGCGAAGACACCAGCGGCGCGGGCGGCATCCACAATCACTTGGGCGTCAGCGGCATCGATACCGAGAGGCTTCTCGATCAAAACGTGCTTGCCCGCGGCGATCGCAAGCAGCGCCAGAGGCTGGTGAAACACGTTGGGCGCGGCGATGTAGACGATGTCGACGTCGGGGTCAGCAACGAGCTGGTCGTAGCTGCCATAACTGCGCTCGATGCCGTGCTTGTGGGCGAACTCGGCGGCGCGATCGGCCGAGCGAGACGCCACAGCGACTACCCGCTGATCGGTGTTCGCGTGCATCGCCGCGACCCAGTCGGTGGCGATACCACCGGGAGCGAGAACGCCCCAACGCAGTGTCGGGCCGCCCCGAAGCGGGGTTGCTGTCGATTCAGGCAGGATCATGACAGTTCCATTCCCAGGTAGATCGAGTCGGTGCCGCGAGCCAGCTCAACGAAGCCGAGGTGATGGTAGAACGAGATCGCATTGTGGTTGTCTTCGCCAACATCCAAATGAACGCCGCGCACTCCGCGAGCGCGAAGCGCCGCAAAGAGTGTCTCCATCATTGCTCGGCCCGCCCCTGTGCCCTGCACGCGCGGCAGTAGATCGATGTGGAGGTGGGCGGGATGGCGTTCGACCGCCGCTGCCGGCGACTTCACCGGTGTGTGAAGGTGCGCGATGAGTTCGTCGTCGAGCGAACTGCCCGCAGTTGCCGGATACTGTTCGCGCAATATCGGCCACCATTCCCGCTCTTGCCACTGTTCGAATTCGCGCGTATCGGCGGCTCCCAGAACGTAGCCGGCGACTCCGAGTTCGTCCGCGATGACGAACGCAAGATCGAGGGCACCGACCAGATACGGGCCCACGTAGACGTGGCCCAGGAGGTCAGGATTCTCGACGAGTGCGCTGCCGTCGGCCCCGGCATCCGCAGTCTGAAGACACACACGATAGGTGCCGGGAAGATCATGGAGCGCCGCGGGCCGAATGTTGCTCATGGATTCACCCTAGCGGTCGCGTCAACTGGTCTACATTGACCACGTCCCAACCCGGCTCCAGTGGTCTAAGCGGACCCAATAAAGAGCAATATTCGCCTACTCAAAGGGCGCAGCTAGCGGGATGTTTCGAGAATGTTACGACACAATGTACCCCAAATTGGTCTACTCGGCTCTTTACCGCTCCCCTCAAAATGGGCTTCAATGAGAGGGTGACAGTCGTAGAAGAGTCAACCCGGCACACCCTTCGCGCACGCCTGCGGGAGCTCGTGGCCTCCACAGAGGTCGGCAAGAGCCTCCCGAGCGAGCGCGACTTGAGCGCCCGCTGGGGTGTCGCCCGCATGACCATTCGTCGCGCCGTCGATGCCCTTGTGGCCGAAGGTTTGGTCGAACGCCGCCACGGCTCCGGCACCTACGTCACCCCTCAGCCGTTCGTTCGATTGCTCGGGCTCACCTCGTTCTCACAAGACATGCGCGACCGTGGCCTCGAGCCGAGCGCACGCTTGCTCGCCTATCGCGTGGCTCCCGCCGATTCCGCTATCGCCGCCCAACTGCACATCACCCCTGGCGACCTTGTAGTTAGTTTCACGCGACTGCGCCTCGGCAGTGGCGAGGCAATGGCCGTCGAGACCGTTTGGATTCCCCAAGCCCTCGTTCCCGGCATCAACGGCAGCGATCTCGGCGGCTCGCTCTACGAACTCTTGAGCAACCGATACCGCATCGCTCCCGGTGCTGCGAACGTGTCGATCGAGCCCGTGCTGCCCGACGAGCGTGTGCGCGAGCTGCTCACCATCAGCGAGAACCAGGCCTGCCTGCGCATTCGGATGGTCGATTCCGACGCACGGGGCAACATCATCATGATCGCCAACTGTTTCTACCGCGGCGACAAGTACCAGCTCACCGCGCAGGTCTCCGGCGGAGCGTTCACTTCAGATCAGGCTCGGAAAAGCTAATGCTTCGCGTGCTCGCTGTCGATGGCGGCCAGTCTGGCATCCGGCTCAAAAGCAGCGCACAGCCGGGCACCGTTGAAGTGGATGGCGTCAGCCGTCTCGAAGGCGACACCATGCGGTCCGTCGCTGGTGCAGTCGCTGTGGCGTGGGGCCATGGCAAATTCGCCCCGGTTGACCGCGTAATCATGGGGCTGACGACTGTTCCGGCGGATGCTGCCTCCTTTTCACGCCTAGCCGAATTGGTGGCTACGACCACGGGGGCCAGCGAAGTGTGGATCGCCAATGACACTGCCACCTCCCACGCCGGCGCCCTGTCTGCCGAGGCGGGCGTCTCGCTCAATACGGGAACGGGCGTCGCGTGCCTCGCCGTGCGCGAGAACGGGGAAACGCACACGGTCGATGGTGATGGCTACCTCTTGGGCGACTCTGGCGGCGGATTCTGGCTCGGCAGCCGCGGAATTTCGGCGGTACTTCGTGCCGGTGACGGCCGCGGAGAAAAAACGGCGCTCAGTGCTCGAGCCGCCGAGCAGTTTGACGGACTCAGCAATCTCGCGGCCCGACTTCATAGTGCCCACCGCCCGGTCAATCGCATTTCTCAATTCGCGCGCTCGGTTCTCGCCGCGGCAAGCGACGGAGATGCCGTTGCCAACAACATCGTGGAGGAAGCCGCGCGCGAGCTTTTTCTCACCGCACGCGTTGCCGTTGACTGGGTGGCAGCGGATGCCCCGCTCGCGCTCGGCGGCAAATTGCTCGGCCCCAACACTCTGCTTTTCGCTCGCCTCGTCGAGCACCTCGCCGCTGAAGGTATGTCGTTCCGTCCCGCCGATGGCTCGGCGCTGGAAGGCGCGCTGTTGATCGGCACGGGCGACACCGACAATCTTTATCGCAGCCTCATCCACGTGTGGAAAGAAGGAAACCTCGCATGACTCACCCGAGCCCGAGCCCCACCACCCTCGACGAGCACTCGCCCGCTGCTCGTTACTTGGATGTCGCCACGACGCTCGTCGAGCGGCTGCGCACCGACGAAGGCGGCAACATTCTTGCCGCCGCCCGAATCGTCGCTCGCGCTCTTGTCGCCCAGCGCACCATCCACATATTTGGTACTGGCCACTCGCACATGCTGGCGGAGGAGTTGTTTTACCGTGCTGGTGGTCTCGTCAACGTGAAGCCCCTGCTCTTCGAGGGCCTCATGCTGCACACGAGCGCTCTGCTCAGCACCTCGCTCGAGCGCCTGCCCGGCCTCGCCGCGGCGCTGTTGCGCGATCACCCCATCGCCCCCGATGACGTGTTGATCGTGGCATCTAACTCGGGTAGCAACGCCGTAACTTCTGAGCTCGTGCAGTTGGCGATGGCCGGTGGCACCCCCGTCATCGCGATCACCAGCCTGAACCACGCCACCTCCCCAGAGGCCCGCCCCACCACACTGCCGCGACTCCACGAACTCGCGACCGTCGTGATCGACAACGGTGGCGCCGTCGGTGATGCTGCTGTCGACATCGCCGGCCTAGGCAGCCGGGTCTCCGCGACCTCTACTGTGGTGGGAGCAGCAATTCTGAACGCCGTGATGGCCGAAGCCATTCAGCTTTCTGTCGATGCCGGGGTGATTCCTGATGTCTACGAAAGCAGCAACACGGCCAGC
Proteins encoded in this region:
- a CDS encoding Gfo/Idh/MocA family protein, translated to MILPESTATPLRGGPTLRWGVLAPGGIATDWVAAMHANTDQRVVAVASRSADRAAEFAHKHGIERSYGSYDQLVADPDVDIVYIAAPNVFHQPLALLAIAAGKHVLIEKPLGIDAADAQVIVDAARAAGVFAMEAMWTRFLPQTTIVAQLLAAGELGDVAMVTADFGANFGEPSGQPVFDPAMGGGSLRDIGIYPVWFSQFVLGAPSAAVATGRMLASGVDAQAAMILDHATGAQAVLHTTMLADTPTEARISGTRARVEVRTPFYAPNGFAFVRDDERTEFTDRTGLRGREGLAFQTTAIAAHVAAGRTEAPEHPLDASLSVLRTLDGLRAQVEAAG
- a CDS encoding N-acetyltransferase, whose protein sequence is MSNIRPAALHDLPGTYRVCLQTADAGADGSALVENPDLLGHVYVGPYLVGALDLAFVIADELGVAGYVLGAADTREFEQWQEREWWPILREQYPATAGSSLDDELIAHLHTPVKSPAAAVERHPAHLHIDLLPRVQGTGAGRAMMETLFAALRARGVRGVHLDVGEDNHNAISFYHHLGFVELARGTDSIYLGMELS
- a CDS encoding GntR family transcriptional regulator; this encodes MTVVEESTRHTLRARLRELVASTEVGKSLPSERDLSARWGVARMTIRRAVDALVAEGLVERRHGSGTYVTPQPFVRLLGLTSFSQDMRDRGLEPSARLLAYRVAPADSAIAAQLHITPGDLVVSFTRLRLGSGEAMAVETVWIPQALVPGINGSDLGGSLYELLSNRYRIAPGAANVSIEPVLPDERVRELLTISENQACLRIRMVDSDARGNIIMIANCFYRGDKYQLTAQVSGGAFTSDQARKS
- a CDS encoding N-acetylglucosamine kinase; this encodes MLRVLAVDGGQSGIRLKSSAQPGTVEVDGVSRLEGDTMRSVAGAVAVAWGHGKFAPVDRVIMGLTTVPADAASFSRLAELVATTTGASEVWIANDTATSHAGALSAEAGVSLNTGTGVACLAVRENGETHTVDGDGYLLGDSGGGFWLGSRGISAVLRAGDGRGEKTALSARAAEQFDGLSNLAARLHSAHRPVNRISQFARSVLAAASDGDAVANNIVEEAARELFLTARVAVDWVAADAPLALGGKLLGPNTLLFARLVEHLAAEGMSFRPADGSALEGALLIGTGDTDNLYRSLIHVWKEGNLA
- a CDS encoding sugar isomerase domain-containing protein encodes the protein MTHPSPSPTTLDEHSPAARYLDVATTLVERLRTDEGGNILAAARIVARALVAQRTIHIFGTGHSHMLAEELFYRAGGLVNVKPLLFEGLMLHTSALLSTSLERLPGLAAALLRDHPIAPDDVLIVASNSGSNAVTSELVQLAMAGGTPVIAITSLNHATSPEARPTTLPRLHELATVVIDNGGAVGDAAVDIAGLGSRVSATSTVVGAAILNAVMAEAIQLSVDAGVIPDVYESSNTASGDLSNHQFVGRITTP